One region of Ictalurus punctatus breed USDA103 chromosome 6, Coco_2.0, whole genome shotgun sequence genomic DNA includes:
- the LOC108266490 gene encoding sterol 26-hydroxylase, mitochondrial isoform X2, with product MFRYSGPKLFMAGRLALRSAEPTAFRVFLGSTTASLNLKRNAGGNATPLGSIKTEADLTEITLPTILYRMIFKGYHNRMHELQLYERQLYGPMFKVRGGNTHVISLNSVELLEELMRKDDKFPSRGDMTLWTEYRDMNGLGYGPITEEGEKWYKLRSVLNKRMLHPKNSVQYENMINEVVTDFIKRICHLRKMSSTGDLVPNISNELYRFTLEGIARILFETRIGCLENEIPAETQNFIDSIGQMFTHFMVLSLLPKWTHNYLPFWQRYISGWDGIFRFACKLIDRKMEHIQMCLDAGQEIAGGYLSYLLSKINMSKKDVYGSVSELLLAGVDTTSNTMMWALYLLSQDPKAQETLYQEVNSIIKGEKIPTAEDINSMPYLKSVIKETLRMYPIVSMNTRLLSENDVIIGGHFFPKKTTFIMNHYAISHDETVFPEPRVFKPERWLRDGRERPIPFGSIPFGFGVRGCVGKRIAELEMHLTLARL from the exons ATGTTTAGATATTCAGGACCTAAGCTATTCATGGCGGGACGTCTAGCTCTGCGTTCAGCCGAGCCAACGGCTTTTCGGGTGTTCCTTGGGTCCACCACAGCCAGTCTGAACTTAAAGAGAAATGCAGGTGGAAATGCTACACCTCTTGGGAGTATCAAGACTGAGGCTGACCTCACTGAGATCACTCTTCCGACAATACTGTACAGGATGATCTTTAAAGGGTACCACAATCGCATGCATGAGCTGCAG TTATATGAAAGGCAGTTGTATGGACCCATGTTTAAAGTAAGAGGTGGCAACACACATGTAATTTCGCTGAATAGTGTGGAGCTGCTGGAGGAGCTGATGAGGAAAGATGATAAATTCCCTAGCAGAGGAGACATGACTCTCTGGACTGAATACCGAGATATGAACGGTTTGGGTTATGGTCCTATCACTGA agaaggagaaaagtggTACAAACTCCGATCGGTGTTGAACAAGCGTATGCTGCATCCAAAGAACTCTGTGCAGTATGAGAATATGATTAATGAGGTTGTCACAGATTTTATCAAACGTATATGCCATTTACGAAAAATGAGCTCCACTGGAGACCTGGTACCCAACATATCCAATGAGCTGTACCGTTTCACTCTAGAAG GAATCGCCCGCATACTGTTTGAGACTCGTATTGGCTGTCTTGAGAATGAGATTCCAGCAGAGACTCAAAACTTCATTGACTCCATCGGCCAGATGTTTACTCATTTCATGGTTTTGTCTCTGTTACCCAAGTGGACCCACAATTATTTGCCATTCTGGCAGCGTTACATAAGTGGTTGGGATGGAATCTTTCGATTCG CCTGCAAGCTAATTGACAGGAAGATGGAGCACATTCAGATGTGCCTGGATGCAGGTCAGGAAATTGCAGGAGGGTATCTCAGCTACCTGCTTTCCAAGATCAACATGAGCAAAAAAGATGTGTATGGGAGCGTTAGTGAGCTGCTCCTGGCAGGAGTAGACACA ACATCCAACACTATGATGTGGGCCTTGTACCTGCTGTCACAAGATCCAAAGGCACAGGAAACACTGTATCAGGAAGTTAACAGCATCatcaaaggggaaaaaattccAACAGCTGAGGACATAAACAGCATGCCCTACCTCAAGTCTGTCATCAAGGAGACTCTAAG AATGTACCCAATTGTTTCCATGAACACACGCCTTTTATCAGAAAACGACGTGATTATCGGAGGACACTTCTTCCCTAAGAAG ACCACATTTATAATGAATCATTATGCAATCAGTCATGATGAGACAGTATTCCCTGAACCAAGAGTCTTCAAGCCTGAACGCTGGTTGCGAGATGGGAGAGAGCGACCTATTCCTTTCGGATCCATTCCATTTGGGTttggagtgagggggtgtgtTGGTAAACGGATTGCTGAATTGGAAATGCACTTGACTCTGGCAAGG CTCTAA
- the LOC108266490 gene encoding sterol 26-hydroxylase, mitochondrial isoform X1 gives MFRYSGPKLFMAGRLALRSAEPTAFRVFLGSTTASLNLKRNAGGNATPLGSIKTEADLTEITLPTILYRMIFKGYHNRMHELQLYERQLYGPMFKVRGGNTHVISLNSVELLEELMRKDDKFPSRGDMTLWTEYRDMNGLGYGPITEEGEKWYKLRSVLNKRMLHPKNSVQYENMINEVVTDFIKRICHLRKMSSTGDLVPNISNELYRFTLEGIARILFETRIGCLENEIPAETQNFIDSIGQMFTHFMVLSLLPKWTHNYLPFWQRYISGWDGIFRFACKLIDRKMEHIQMCLDAGQEIAGGYLSYLLSKINMSKKDVYGSVSELLLAGVDTTSNTMMWALYLLSQDPKAQETLYQEVNSIIKGEKIPTAEDINSMPYLKSVIKETLRMYPIVSMNTRLLSENDVIIGGHFFPKKTTFIMNHYAISHDETVFPEPRVFKPERWLRDGRERPIPFGSIPFGFGVRGCVGKRIAELEMHLTLARIIKLFEVKLDPSVGEVKSLSRTVLVADRTVNFHFLERKLM, from the exons ATGTTTAGATATTCAGGACCTAAGCTATTCATGGCGGGACGTCTAGCTCTGCGTTCAGCCGAGCCAACGGCTTTTCGGGTGTTCCTTGGGTCCACCACAGCCAGTCTGAACTTAAAGAGAAATGCAGGTGGAAATGCTACACCTCTTGGGAGTATCAAGACTGAGGCTGACCTCACTGAGATCACTCTTCCGACAATACTGTACAGGATGATCTTTAAAGGGTACCACAATCGCATGCATGAGCTGCAG TTATATGAAAGGCAGTTGTATGGACCCATGTTTAAAGTAAGAGGTGGCAACACACATGTAATTTCGCTGAATAGTGTGGAGCTGCTGGAGGAGCTGATGAGGAAAGATGATAAATTCCCTAGCAGAGGAGACATGACTCTCTGGACTGAATACCGAGATATGAACGGTTTGGGTTATGGTCCTATCACTGA agaaggagaaaagtggTACAAACTCCGATCGGTGTTGAACAAGCGTATGCTGCATCCAAAGAACTCTGTGCAGTATGAGAATATGATTAATGAGGTTGTCACAGATTTTATCAAACGTATATGCCATTTACGAAAAATGAGCTCCACTGGAGACCTGGTACCCAACATATCCAATGAGCTGTACCGTTTCACTCTAGAAG GAATCGCCCGCATACTGTTTGAGACTCGTATTGGCTGTCTTGAGAATGAGATTCCAGCAGAGACTCAAAACTTCATTGACTCCATCGGCCAGATGTTTACTCATTTCATGGTTTTGTCTCTGTTACCCAAGTGGACCCACAATTATTTGCCATTCTGGCAGCGTTACATAAGTGGTTGGGATGGAATCTTTCGATTCG CCTGCAAGCTAATTGACAGGAAGATGGAGCACATTCAGATGTGCCTGGATGCAGGTCAGGAAATTGCAGGAGGGTATCTCAGCTACCTGCTTTCCAAGATCAACATGAGCAAAAAAGATGTGTATGGGAGCGTTAGTGAGCTGCTCCTGGCAGGAGTAGACACA ACATCCAACACTATGATGTGGGCCTTGTACCTGCTGTCACAAGATCCAAAGGCACAGGAAACACTGTATCAGGAAGTTAACAGCATCatcaaaggggaaaaaattccAACAGCTGAGGACATAAACAGCATGCCCTACCTCAAGTCTGTCATCAAGGAGACTCTAAG AATGTACCCAATTGTTTCCATGAACACACGCCTTTTATCAGAAAACGACGTGATTATCGGAGGACACTTCTTCCCTAAGAAG ACCACATTTATAATGAATCATTATGCAATCAGTCATGATGAGACAGTATTCCCTGAACCAAGAGTCTTCAAGCCTGAACGCTGGTTGCGAGATGGGAGAGAGCGACCTATTCCTTTCGGATCCATTCCATTTGGGTttggagtgagggggtgtgtTGGTAAACGGATTGCTGAATTGGAAATGCACTTGACTCTGGCAAGG ATAATAAAACTGTTTGAAGTCAAGCTGGATCCCAGCGTGGGAGAGGTCAAATCTCTCAGTCGTACTGTGCTTGTTGCAGACAGAACAGTCAATTTTCATTTTCTGGAGCGGAAACTCATGTAA
- the LOC124627672 gene encoding sterol 26-hydroxylase, mitochondrial, which translates to MFRYSGPNLFMAGRLALRSAKPTAFRVFLGSTTASLNLKRNAGGNATPLGSIKTEADLTEITLPTILYRMIFKGYYNRTHELQLYEKQLYGPMFKVRGGNTHAISLNSVELLEELMRKDDKFPSRGDMSLWTEYRDMNGLGYGPITEEGEKWYKLRLVLNKHMLHPKDSVQYENMINEVVTDFIKRVYHLRKMSSTGDLVPNMSNEMYRFTLEGMARILFETRIGCLENEIPAETQNFIDSVNQMKTEIMVLSLLPKWTRNYLPFWQCYISGWDGIFKFARKLIDRKMEHIQMCLDAGQEIAGGYLSYLLFNANMSKKDVYGSISELLMGGVDTTSNTMMWALYLLSQDPKAQETLYQEVNSIIKGDRVPTAEDINSMPYLKSVIKETLRMYPVAPVNARLLSENDVIIGGHFFPKKTTFMMNHYAISHDETVFPEPRVFKPERWLRDGRERPIPFGSIPFGYGVRGCVGKRIAELEMHLTLARIIKLFEVKLDPSVGEVKSLSRTVLVADRTVNFHFLERKLM; encoded by the exons ATGTTTAGATATTCAGGACCTAATCTATTCATGGCGGGACGTCTAGCTCTGCGTTCAGCCAAGCCAACGGCTTTTCGGGTGTTCCTTGGGTCCACCACAGCCAGTCTGAACTTAAAGAGAAATGCAGGTGGAAATGCTACACCTCTTGGGAGTATCAAGACTGAGGCTGACCTCACTGAGATCACTCTTCCGACAATACTGTACAGGATGATCTTTAAAGGGTACTACAATCGCACGCATGAGCTGCAG TTATATGAAAAGCAGTTGTATGGACCCATGTTTAAAGTAAGAGGTGGCAACACGCATGCAATTTCGCTGAATAGTGTGGAGCTGTTGGAGGAGCTGATGAGGAAAGATGATAAATTCCCTAGCAGAGGAGACATGTCTCTCTGGACTGAATACCGAGATATGAACGGTTTGGGTTATGGTCCTATCACTGA agaaggagaaaagtggTACAAACTCCGATTGGTGTTGAACAAGCATATGCTGCATCCAAAGGACTCTGTGCAGTATGAGAATATGATTAATGAGGTTGTCACAGATTTTATCAAACGTGTATACCATTTACGAAAAATGAGCTCCACTGGAGACCTGGTACCCAACATGTCCAATGAGATGTACCGTTTCACTCTAGAAG GAATGGCCCGCATACTGTTTGAGACTCGAATTGGCTGTCTTGAGAATGAGATTCCAGCAGAGACTCAAAACTTCATTGACTCCGTCAACCAGATGAAGACTGAGATCATGGTTTTGTCTCTGTTACCCAAGTGGACCCGCAATTATTTGCCATTCTGGCAGTGTTACATAAGTGGTTGGGATGGAATCTTCAAATTCG CCCGCAAGCTAATTGACAGGAAGATGGAGCACATTCAGATGTGCCTGGATGCAGGTCAGGAAATTGCAGGAGGGTATCTCAGCTACTTGCTTTTCAACGCCAACATGAGCAAAAAAGATGTGTATGGGAGCATTAGTGAGCTGCTCATGGGAGGAGTAGACACA ACATCCAACACTATGATGTGGGCCTTGTACCTGCTGTCACAAGATCCAAAGGCACAGGAAACACTGTATCAGGAAGTTAACAGCATCATCAAAGGGGACAGAGTTCCAACAGCTGAGGACATAAACAGCATGCCCTACCTCAAGTCTGTCATCAAGGAGACTCTAAG AATGTACCCAGTTGCTCCCGTGAACGCACGCCTTTTATCAGAAAACGACGTGATTATCGGAGGACACTTCTTCCCTAAGAAG ACCACATTTATGATGAATCATTATGCAATCAGTCATGATGAGACAGTATTCCCTGAACCAAGAGTCTTCAAGCCTGAACGCTGGTTGCGAGATGGGAGAGAGCGACCTATTCCTTTCGGATCCATTCCATTTGGGTatggagtgagggggtgtgtTGGTAAACGGATTGCTGAACTGGAAATGCACTTGACTCTGGCAAGG ATAATAAAACTGTTTGAAGTCAAGCTGGATCCCAGTGTCGGAGAGGTCAAATCTCTCAGTCGTACTGTGCTTGTTGCAGACAGAACAGTCAATTTTCATTTTCTGGAGCGGAAACTCATGTAA